The Lolium rigidum isolate FL_2022 chromosome 2, APGP_CSIRO_Lrig_0.1, whole genome shotgun sequence genomic interval aaaattgtttcatgttttcaaaatcaaagctctagcacaaatatagcaatcgatgcttttcctctatgaggacctttctttttacttttatgttgagtcagttcacctatttctatccacctcaagaagcaaacacttgtgtgaactgtgcattgattcttacatacttgcttattgcacttattatattactctatgttgacaatatccatgagatatacatgttacaagttgaaagcaaccgctgaaacttaatcttcttttgtgttgcttcaatacctttactttgaattattgctttatgagttaactcttatgcaagacttattgatgcttgtcttgaagtgctattcatgaaaagtctttgccttatgattcacttgtttactcatgacatacacattgttttgatcgctgcgttctctacatatgctttacaaatagtatgatcaagtttatgatggcatgtcactccagaaattatctttgttatcgttttacctgctcgggacgagcagaactaagcttagggatgctgatacgtctccaacgtatcgataatttcttgtgttccatgccacattattgatgttatctacatgttttatgcacactttatgtcatattcgtgcattttccggaactaacctattaacaagatgccgaagtgccgcttgtctgttttctgctgtttttggtttcagaaatcctagtaaagaaatattctcggaattggacgaaataaaagcccggaggcctattttctcacgaagcttccgtaagtccgaaggagagacgaagaggggccacggggcgccaaaccctagggcggcgcggccccccttggccgcgccggcccgtggtccgggcccccgtgccgcctcttgacttgcccttccgcctacaaatagcctccgtgacgaaacccccgcaccgagagccacgatacggaaaacattaccgagacgccgtcgccgccgatcccatctcgggggatctcggagatcgcctccggcaccctcgccggagaggggaatcatctcccggaggactctacaccgccatggtcgcctccggagtgatgagtgagtagtctacccctggactatgggtccatagcagtagctagatggttgtcttctccccattgtgctatcattgtcggatcttgtgagctgcctatcatgatcaagatcatctatatgtaattctatatgttgcgtttgttgggatccgatgaatagagaatacttgttatgttgattatcaaagttatgcttatgtgttgtttatgatcttgcatgctctccgttattagtagatgctccggccaagtagatgcttttaactccaagagggagtacttatgctcgatagtgggttcatgcccgcattgacaccggggagtgacgaaacccctaaggttgtgttgtgctgttgccactagggataaaacattgatgctatgtctaaggatgtagttgttgattacattacgcaccatacttaatgcaattgtctcgttgttttgcaacttaataccggaggggttcggatgataacctgaaggtggactttttaggcatagatgcagcttggatggcggtctatgtactttgtcgtaatgcccaattaaatctcactatactcatcatgatatgtatgtgcattgtcatgctctctttatttgtcaattgcccaaccgtaatttgttcacccaacatgctgttcgtcttatgggagagacacctctagtgaactgtggaccccggtccaattctctttactgaaatacaatctactcgcaatacttgttctattgttttctctcgcaaacaatcatcttccacacaatacggttaatcctttgttacagcaagccggtgagattgacaacctcacctgtttcgttggggcaaagtactttggttgtgttgtgcaggttccacgttggcgccggaatctccggtgttgcgccgcactacatcccgccgccatcaaccttcaacgtgcttcttggctcctcctggttcgataaaccttggtttctttctgagggaaaacttgctgctgtgctcatcataccttcctcttggggttgcccaacgaacgtgtgaaatacacgccatcaaccaacAATGAGCATCGTCAACAACCTcgacaagatcttcaacaacatcatcaccgtgagccaagtgaagctagtgtccaacttcaacgctaacccaatgctatggttggccgtggaaGACCTCCTATCCCACCTCAAGCCGNNNNNNNNNNNNNNNNNNNNNNNNNNNNNNNNNNNNNNNNNNNNNNNNNNNNNNNNNNNNNNNNNNNNNNNNNNNNNNNNNNNNNNNNNNNNNNNNNNNNGCATCCAGCCTCGCGGACTGTTTTGTTGGAAGCCACAATCTGGACCTCGTCTCTAGTGATTTCAACTCCCATCTCCGCACTGTGGGGCTTGATCTCCATATTATGGTGATGGAGACGATGAAGCAGTTAGCTTTGAACTCTTTGGACCCCTTTGACTATGATGAAGCAGAGGCAGCCGCGATCATGAAGGAGCGGCCATGGAGATGGCAAGAGACCTTCGAGGAACAAGATTGGAGCAAGCGTGGGAGCCGTGCTGTGCTTCCAGCTCGTTATTACTATCGGCCTTTGCCATATGGACCATGGTCACCTTAATCATCTATTTCTCTTAATTAATCTGCTGGCTTCTCACGAGTTTATAGTTAACAAAAAACAAATAACCGAGTGCTCCCAACACATTCATTTCAGCGTAAGAACTTCAAAAACAAATAACCGAGTGCTCCCAACACATTCATTTCAGCGTAAGAACTTCTTTTTGATCTCACAAGTGACCTACACATTCACATCCAAAAGCAACTTGCTTCGCAGCCTGgttccaagtccaagtccaatcCAAAGCCTGGCCTGAATTATTTGATCTGGCTTGAAAGATTCCGTAACCTGTTTGTATTATATGCTGCTCACTAGCAGCATTTGTGCTCTAGCAATCCACAGTATGGCAAGAATAAACAACCGATGAGCAAACAAAACATTTCAAGCAACTGATATGCACCACATTCAAGTATCAAACTGCAATGACAGTAACATAACTGAACAAGTTATAATCCCATAAGACAAGACAAAATGCAGCAGTCTAGCTACCCATCCGCACAACATAACAGCATCCCAGATTCAACAAAATGCACATGATGTGCAGCTCTCAGGAAAAGCGAGCAAAAATCTAGCCGCACCCATCTCCACACTATAACCAACTAGGGTACTGCTCACTGGAGGTCTGCGGTGCTTGAGGGTAGCTCCGCTACCGGAGCGTTGCAGAACCTTTGGATGTCGGACAGAACACGGTCATCAGCGCGAGTAACAAAGCTGATGGCGACACCCTTCCCTCTGGGCTGTCCGCTTCGTCGCACATGACGAAGGTATTGCACAGGTTGTGTCGGCAGATCATAGTTGATGACCACAGGGACCTCCAACGCGTCAGCGCCACGAAGGTCAGTGGTAACGAGGACACGAGAGGATCCAGAACTAAGATCCTGGATGGCAACTTCTCTTGCCTGCTGGTCCATACCACCGTGGCTTGTTGACACAGTGTAATCCCTGCCTCTCATCTTCTCGGCCAGTGACTTGACCTTCCGACGTGCGTTCACAAAGATGATGCATTGTGTGACCGCCATGGTGCGAAAAAGGTCACACAATTCATCAAACTTCGATTCTTCCttctcaactttaacatagaactgCTTATAGCTAATACCCTTAAGTTCTTCATCTTTCGGCACAATGACCTTCATAGGCTCATGCATGCACTTCTGGCAAAGCTCGAGAGCTTCATGGGACATGGTGGTACAGAATACTCCAAACTGGATTTTGCTTGGGAGAAGCTGGATAATATCATAGATCTGCAAGAAAGATGGATGGTCATATGTTACAAAAATTAGAGGCCACCATAGAATCACATGAGCTTAACAAGATATATATTTAGAGTTTCGAATTAAATAGAACACGGATGATTAGGGCATGTGATGTTTGGCAATGCGCATCCGTTGTGATTACTATACAGCTGAGCTGGTAGGAGGATGGAAAACCAACCTGGTCCTTCAAACCTCCTGTGAGAATTTCATCTGCTTCATCCAAGACAAACATTCTAATGTTATCTGGACAGAGTGCTCGCCTTCTCAGCATGTCAAGAACACGACCAGGCGTAGCGACGATGACTTGAACGCTGCTTGACAAAAATTGCTTGTCCCCACGAACACTAGTTCCTCCAAAACAAGCAAGAGCTTTGACACCTAGCCACTGACCAAGTGATCCAATAACTTTCTCAGTCTCCTGTGCTAAGTCACGTGTTGGTACAAGGACCAACGCTTGGCATTCCGCAGATCCATAATCGAGTCGCTGCAGAACTCCACAGGCAAGTGTCACAGTTGTTCCATACAGCGACTGCTGAATAACATCCAGACCCTTACACAACGGGACGATCCCTCGTTGATGCACGGCAGAAGGCTTCTCCAGACCTTCAAAAAAAATGCATGATGACTTCACCATAATACATGTTGAATCAAGCAATAAGTGTTAGGTGGCATCTCAACATGGTAACAGATAAAGTAGGAATTACCATATGCATATATTCCCTTCAGCAGATTTTCTCGAAGGCCCATTTTAGTGAAACTGTCGTAGATCTCATTGTATGTGTTGAATTCCTCACAAATTTGAGTTGGCCTATATCATGCCATGTTGGAAGTAGTCAACTATCCATAGATATAACGAAATATGTAGACCATAAGGTCCATAACCCTGACATAGACAGGAAGAGAAACAAATGGACAGAAGCAAAATATCGATCACATACCGTGTGGTCATCATAGAAACATGTTGTTTTCCATCAAACTGGGCTCCTTCTGGTGCCGTTCCAGGCACGGCAACACCTTCAAAGACGATGAAAACAAAATCACATACTAGCAGAATATTTTCTAACCAAAAACTTTGATAAAGCAGGGCGGTTACCCTGTTCCCTCAGAAACATTGTCAAAGTTTAACAGTAAAAGGATTGGAACTAAACCCCTATTTGACTTGTCagcaaccacatcaaaatcaatgttaGCAAAAGGCATCGCTGCAGTCGATTTGAAACCGATTAATCAATATATAAAATGATTTTCTTATGGTACACCGAAGTACAGTTTGCTGGAAGCACTTGAGGAATACAAATCAGTTAATAATCAAAACTCCTATAATTTCTAAATGTGTACTTTATCCATCAGGGTATGTTCCTTCCACAAATTAGTAAAGAAGTTATGGTTCTCCACATAACTCCAGTACTAATTTAAACTGCCGTTTTTTCACTTGGCATTTAGAAAAACAATAGCAGTACTTTTATGAGCAGAACTAATATTTCCATACACACAGCAACAAATGGACATCTCCCTAGTTGCGTTTAAAACTTCTTTCCTTCCTAGTTAGCATTTTTTGTAAAGCAATAATGTAAGATATTTCTCTAATGTTCATGTAGACACAACCCGCCACAATTAGTAAGGCTGTCATCTTGCACTGCACTCTATAGTCCACCTGTTGCCTATTCCTATATTCCCAATTGTGTCACGTGTACAGTTGTACTTGAAAAtcactttgtttttcattttctacagagactggtAATCTAGTGCTATTTAGGCATTTTCCTTCTAAATTGTGACAGACAACAGGTTTGAAGGTATATGTACAATTATAACAATTTTATGCACATAGAATTCTGTATCACCTTCTGTCTCTGATATTCTAATCATGCACTCTGAACTTCCGCTGATAGGTTGTCCTCCTTCAGCTCTCAGAGTCTCTGGTGCTGTTTTTTTTCTCGTATAGTAGGTTGTACTGGTCCTTACTTTGCTGTGTTTTTTCTCTCCATCTCCGGATTCTTCAGTTGACTTTAGCCCTTTCCCCAGTAGACCTGTTTCTGccattttcatttctttttcaTGTTCCTTTTCTAACGAACTTTTTGAATCCAACAAATTGCATGTTGAGGTTACAACCCTTGTGGTGTTACTGCTGCTCCCTGGGTTTATTCCATTATTCGCTTCCTCTGAAGCAGCTTGCTGCTCTGTGGATCCTTTTTCCTTGGGATATCTTTTTCTCTCGTACACAATTTTTATAGGTGGCTTCTGTATACTTTCATGGGCACTGTTAGAACTGATATCCGCAAACAAAGTGGATGCTTCAGTTGATTCTTTttgcttccggcttcttcttcttgtGTATACATTTTTTATAGGTGGCTTCTGTATACCTTCATGGGCAGATCAGAAATGATGTCAGCAAATAAAGTGTGAACCAACTGGTAATGTGCCCAGCAAATTCACAACTCACATGATAATTAATTACATTTTCAAGAACTGAGAATTCGTTCATTTTCTATATCAAAATAATTTTAGCCCATGTGCTTATAAGTAATTTCCTTTTAGTTTGATTTGGTAAGGAATTTCTCATATAGTAGCATAATTGATAAATATATGGCAACAAAGTTCACAAATATGGATTTTTCACTCACCTCTGTAGGATCCTTCAATCAAGCTTGTTgaacttccactaatggactgccTACCTTCAGCTTCAGAAATGTATTCTGTAGTTTTCTCAGAGTCCGTTCTGGTGCCTGTTATAGCACTTGCATTGTTTTCTTTGTTATTTCCATCAGTTCTGAAGTCTTCAGTGAACTTCGGTACTTCCAGCAATGTAGCTGTTTTCCAGGTCTTCAGTTCCTCTCTATGTTCATTGTCTGAACAACCTTCCAAACCCAACATATGATCACCTCCTGTTGAACTTTCACAAGTGGATCGCCCCCCTTCTGCTGCTTTCTTCAAGTTTGTTGTGGTGTCCGCCATAGCACTCGAGTTGTTTTCTTTGATCGCTCCATCAGATCTTAACTCTGCAATGAACTTTGCCACTTCCAGCAATGCAGCTGCTTCTGTGATCTTCAGTTCTTCTTTCTGTTCTTCATCTGAGCAACCTTTAATATCCATTGAATAATTGCCTGCCAAAGTTACCCCAGTGCTCTCTGAATTCATTTCTTTACTCAGTGTTTTTTGAGGCACCTCAATACCGTGTTCGCTTATGTTTTCATATTCCATCATGATAATACCACTCCGTTCTTCTAATTCTTTCCTTTGCCCTTCCATCCTTTCTGCTTTGTCTTCGATCATGAACTTGACTAGTATAGAAGACCATCCAAACACAAAGGGGTACGAGAACGGAGCACCAACCAGACTTCCTAATGCTATCCTCAACCTAATAGGCTCCTTATCTCCATTTCCCAAACTTTCCTCATCTACCTCAAGCAACACTCCAACTGCAGATGCAACTTGATATAGCTCTTTCCAGTTTCTGTATGTACCTGGGACCCCATAGACCAAAACCCACTCTCGAATCAAGTCAAACTTTTCCCCAGCACATTCATCCCACCTTGCTACTGTGAATTTCACCTCTTTCTCATCCAGAAATGTTTCTACATTGGGAGGCTTTAAACAGCTTATTAGGTCATCCTCTGAGTTGAAGGATGCTGCAAAGTTCTTTGTACCCTCTCTCCTTATCTCCCAGTCACCAGTCAGTTTCCAAAACTTGTTTAGTTCAGTTTTCACTCTTGTCGGGTTCAAGTTACTGGTATTGGATGTGATCAGCAGGGAGTGATGGTAGAATTTCTCGTTCTCAACAACTTCATCTGAAGGTTGAATCATGTAGAAAGGAAACATTGTCAAATGTCCAAATAACGGGGCCACAGTAACCAGTTTGTCTTTTATCCTGCATTGATCCAAAGTGTGTGATGTCTCTTTACAGGCAAAGCACTTCTTACCGGACACCATAGTTTGTTCTTGCTCCGAAGCAGCCTTATATTTTCGACCATAATGTCCCATTGCTTGTGCTGCAATCTGTACTTCTTCGGCACTTTGTGGTACCATGTGATGCCCTCTTGTTGTTTATATCAACCTATGCAGGAGCGTAtcccaagaaaataaaaagagaaatcaGGATCAGATCCTttgaagaaattaaataagaacacAGGAAAAAGGTTATTTTCTAGTTAAAATAAAGAAAGCTTTTATGGACATATCGACTATATCTATATAATATGAGAGTATTGAGAGAACCAAGTGCTGGCTTCATGGCTAGGGCTCGCGGTGGTGAACtcgcccacccgggttcgaatcaTAGGTGAAGCTTTCCAACTTAACGGGGTGCTATCCTCGTGAAAAATCGCTGGAGAGGTCTCATTTACATCACAATATGAGTTTGTAGGCAAGTGATATTACCACACTGCCACTATAACATAGAACCCAAGTATACCAAACAAGTGTCTCAAAACTAGTGTTTTTGTTATAAAATTAAATATATTAAAGTATCCCGCGGTGGTCGCACTGGTGGGGGTAGAGAGCACAAGCTACGCATCCAGGTTGAATCCCCGGGTGTGACAAGGGTCCAATTACACCCCTTAAACTTTTGTTTACTGTATAAAAATCTTCTCTCATATAGGGGACAATTGGTCATTTTTGGTATCCAAAAGATTTACAGAAGAAATCAACATAAACAGTACCATGCACTTGGAAGCAGTATATGTCCACCTATTTATCTCACTGTGTAATATCTGGGAAACAATTTATAGTCGCATTCTATTCTCTCACAATAATTAAAAAGCGGACCAGAGTGGCACAGGTAGTACTATGATAGCGTGGAAGCATTGAAGGACACCCCAATTTTGTACTAAATTCTTGTACGAAAGCTCACGGACAAACTCAATAATAGAAACCATAGCATTACGCACTCAATAACACCTACAAGAAcatccatcataccatgaagatACTTTCAGCACCCAAAAGAAGATACATATCACTTAACAGCATTAAATAAAACAGTAAAGACATGCCAAACAATCTAAATGCAAAATTCTGGTGATGTACAACCTGAATAGAACCTTATAAGTAAAAAAAAAGGTCAGACCACGTGCGGTGCGGAGACCGCCGCCAGCCTGCCACGTGTGGTGCTGTTCACTCGGGTTAATCCACGCCGTCCAATTCTAATGGCCAGAAGACCAAGCTGCCATGTAATGGTGCTGATCCCTAGAACCACACCATCAGGCCCCAGCTCAACTCCTCCAAATAAAATAAACTAGAGGTGGCCATCATCAGACCCGCTAATGATCCCCCTAAGCCAAACACTCATTGTGTAGCAGGCTCACTGTAAATTCAATAGTAGAAACCATAGCATGTCACAGACTCATAACACCTAGAAAATTTTCATCACGCCGTTAAGATACCTGGAAAACCATAAAACACCACTTGACAACATTAAACAAAACAGTAAAGACATACCCAACAATAGAAATACAAGATTTGAGACCAAATAAAACATCATAAATAACAAAAAGGAAGGTCAATCGCTTGCCGTGGCGGAGACGCCGCCACGTGTGACCAACCGTTCAATCGGATTAATCTACGCCATCCGATCCAAGGGCCGGAAGACCAAGTTGGCATCAGATGGTGACGGTCCATAAAAACCACACCATCAGGCCCCAGCCTCCACTCCTCCCAAATAAAGTAAACCACAGGTGGCCATCATCATCAGAGAAACTAATGGACCCCATAAACCAAGCAATCATTGTGTATTAAAGTACAGGTGAAGGTTGCCCTTCTCTACAAGAAGAGCTGGGCTCGCTGGTGCGCTATGGAGATTGCGCCAAAAAAGAAAACGAAATGGACAGATGAACTGATGTTAGCGGTAGTTTGCGAGCACAGCGTGCCGGCCGGTGAGGCCTGACCTAAACTGGTTTTCCTGTGCCTCCACCGCTTCGGAAGGCGAACGTCGGCGCAGCaccagggggcggcggcgggtggcacGGTTCAGGGCGAGTTAGGGTTTTGAGGACATGGTcggggcggggcggcggctgGGCAGGGGAAAACGGGGGGCGAATGGATGGATCGAGAGTATTTATTGCGTTTGAACTGGATGAGACTCGTGGCTAGGCTTGTGATCCAGTTTTGGTAAGAAACGCCAACACTTTCGTTCGTCCTGAAATGCGAGGAGGAAGGAGGTAGCAGAGCTCCGACGTACCTCCTCCAGGCATAGGGCGGCGGCGCATGGCGGCGATCGGGCCGAGATGTTGAGGAAGTCAGGCGGAATTATTATATTTTGGGTCTAGATTGAGGATGGGCGATAAATCGGCGTCTCGCCGGCGGCAGTGGACTAGTGAGACGACGGCAAGACAGGCACCGGACTGAAAACGGTCGTTGCTTTGGAGGTTGAACTGAGTTCAGCG includes:
- the LOC124686873 gene encoding eukaryotic initiation factor 4A-like isoform X2 gives rise to the protein MFLREQGVAVPGTAPEGAQFDGKQHVSMMTTRPTQICEEFNTYNEIYDSFTKMGLRENLLKGIYAYGLEKPSAVHQRGIVPLCKGLDVIQQSLYGTTVTLACGVLQRLDYGSAECQALVLVPTRDLAQETEKVIGSLGQWLGVKALACFGGTSVRGDKQFLSSSVQVIVATPGRVLDMLRRRALCPDNIRMFVLDEADEILTGGLKDQIYDIIQLLPSKIQFGVFCTTMSHEALELCQKCMHEPMKVIVPKDEELKGISYKQFYVKVEKEESKFDELCDLFRTMAVTQCIIFVNARRKVKSLAEKMRGRDYTVSTSHGGMDQQAREVAIQDLSSGSSRVLVTTDLRGADALEVPVVINYDLPTQPVQYLRHVRRSGQPRGKGVAISFVTRADDRVLSDIQRFCNAPVAELPSSTADLQ
- the LOC124686873 gene encoding eukaryotic initiation factor 4A-like isoform X1; translated protein: MKMAETGLLGKGLKSTEESGDGEKKHSKVRTSTTYYTRKKTAPETLRAEGGQPISGSSECMIRISETEGVAVPGTAPEGAQFDGKQHVSMMTTRPTQICEEFNTYNEIYDSFTKMGLRENLLKGIYAYGLEKPSAVHQRGIVPLCKGLDVIQQSLYGTTVTLACGVLQRLDYGSAECQALVLVPTRDLAQETEKVIGSLGQWLGVKALACFGGTSVRGDKQFLSSSVQVIVATPGRVLDMLRRRALCPDNIRMFVLDEADEILTGGLKDQIYDIIQLLPSKIQFGVFCTTMSHEALELCQKCMHEPMKVIVPKDEELKGISYKQFYVKVEKEESKFDELCDLFRTMAVTQCIIFVNARRKVKSLAEKMRGRDYTVSTSHGGMDQQAREVAIQDLSSGSSRVLVTTDLRGADALEVPVVINYDLPTQPVQYLRHVRRSGQPRGKGVAISFVTRADDRVLSDIQRFCNAPVAELPSSTADLQ